A region from the Tsuneonella mangrovi genome encodes:
- a CDS encoding M1 family metallopeptidase — translation MFRFGLAITTSALLLAGCATVPVADHVSAAPPAMAATPLAADTPSQLPRTAAPSHYAIQITPDAKNLTFAAQSAVDLSVFEPTDTIVLNARDLNITEARLVKEGAQDAVPVSISLDKASQTVTFTADRKIEPGNYTLSTTYTGTINTQANGLFALDYPDKRDGSKKRALFTQFEAPDARRFVPSFDEPSYKATFDLSAIVPSGLMAVSNMPIATSDDLGDGTKKVTFDTSPKMSSYLLFFGLGDFERGTMPAMPGVEAGIVAPAGSGSQKDFALKSLAPLIPFYSDYFGQKYPLPKIDNIAGPGQSQFFGAMENWGAVFTFERILLDDPRITSAGTRRRIYETQAHEVAHQWFGDLVTMAWWDDLWLNEGFASWMETKATNHFHPEWYPMLGRVGGREAAMGLDSFKTTHPIVQKIRTVEQTNQAFDTITYQKGEAVISMLEAYATPQVWQKGLQRYMAEHKYANARTGQLWAAVEEAGATGLTGIAEDFTTKPGVPLVEVTGETCTDGKTTLALSQSQFSNDDRQGVAASPQGWRIPLFVSTVGGEPVRQVMDGKTATVTVDGCGATLVNAGQLGYYRTLYPAAMLATLKDAVPQMKPIDQLGLMRDQLALSSAGYQAFAPSLDLLRALPGDANPVVAANAVGIYAGMYETLDGDAAAQAKIAGLASSQFGARLQQLGFSPIAGEPLVDDSLRSTLISNLGAMGDQKVASEASRLFAELQTDPTALDGPLKTTWLSIIAKNASADQWEQILKLARTSNSAVEKATYYSLLGRAKDKVLAQKALDLALTSEPGATTSAGIIASVAGENPDMAVDFFLANQEKIKPLVDDSARARYFARLASGSKDPAMIGKLESYVKTVTPDQAKPLVMVIGFLKQAAISRPRSIASIKEWLATQ, via the coding sequence ATGTTTCGTTTCGGTCTTGCCATCACTACCAGCGCCTTGTTGCTTGCCGGTTGCGCCACGGTCCCTGTTGCCGATCATGTATCGGCCGCTCCGCCCGCGATGGCGGCGACCCCGCTTGCGGCCGACACCCCTTCCCAGCTTCCGCGCACCGCTGCGCCGAGCCACTATGCCATCCAGATCACACCCGATGCGAAGAACCTAACCTTTGCCGCCCAGTCGGCAGTAGACCTGTCGGTGTTCGAGCCGACCGACACGATCGTGCTCAACGCCCGCGACCTCAACATCACCGAGGCAAGGCTGGTCAAGGAAGGCGCGCAGGACGCGGTTCCCGTTTCGATCAGCCTCGACAAGGCGAGCCAGACCGTCACCTTCACAGCCGACAGGAAGATTGAACCGGGCAACTACACGCTCTCGACCACTTACACCGGCACGATCAATACGCAGGCCAACGGCCTGTTCGCGCTCGACTACCCCGACAAGCGCGATGGCAGCAAAAAGCGCGCGCTATTCACCCAGTTCGAAGCCCCCGATGCGCGCCGTTTCGTGCCGAGCTTCGACGAACCGAGCTACAAAGCGACCTTCGATCTCAGCGCGATCGTCCCGAGCGGCCTGATGGCGGTCAGCAACATGCCGATCGCCACGTCTGACGATCTTGGCGACGGCACCAAGAAAGTCACATTCGACACCAGCCCGAAAATGAGTAGCTACCTGCTGTTCTTCGGCTTGGGCGATTTCGAACGCGGCACCATGCCGGCTATGCCCGGTGTCGAAGCGGGGATCGTCGCACCAGCGGGAAGCGGCAGCCAGAAGGATTTCGCGCTGAAATCGCTCGCGCCTCTGATCCCATTCTATTCCGATTATTTTGGCCAGAAGTATCCCCTGCCCAAGATCGACAATATCGCGGGCCCCGGTCAGTCGCAGTTCTTCGGCGCAATGGAAAACTGGGGTGCGGTATTCACCTTCGAACGGATCCTGCTCGACGATCCCCGGATTACCAGCGCGGGCACTCGCCGCCGGATATACGAAACGCAGGCGCACGAAGTCGCTCACCAATGGTTCGGCGATCTCGTCACCATGGCGTGGTGGGACGACCTGTGGCTGAATGAAGGGTTCGCCAGCTGGATGGAAACGAAGGCGACCAATCACTTCCATCCCGAATGGTATCCGATGCTCGGCCGCGTCGGCGGGCGCGAAGCGGCGATGGGGCTCGACAGCTTCAAGACCACCCACCCGATCGTTCAAAAAATTCGCACCGTCGAACAGACCAACCAGGCATTCGACACGATCACTTACCAGAAAGGTGAAGCGGTCATCTCCATGCTGGAGGCCTATGCCACTCCGCAAGTGTGGCAAAAGGGGCTGCAGCGCTACATGGCGGAGCACAAGTACGCCAACGCCAGGACTGGCCAACTGTGGGCGGCGGTCGAGGAGGCAGGTGCGACCGGCCTTACCGGCATCGCCGAGGATTTTACCACCAAGCCCGGCGTGCCGCTGGTCGAAGTGACCGGCGAGACCTGCACCGACGGCAAGACGACGCTTGCGCTGTCCCAGAGCCAGTTCAGCAACGATGACCGGCAAGGTGTCGCCGCCAGCCCGCAAGGCTGGCGCATCCCGCTGTTCGTCTCGACCGTGGGTGGCGAACCCGTCCGCCAGGTGATGGATGGCAAGACCGCCACCGTCACTGTCGATGGATGCGGCGCGACGCTCGTGAATGCCGGACAGCTGGGCTACTATCGCACGCTCTACCCGGCCGCCATGCTCGCCACCCTCAAGGACGCGGTGCCGCAGATGAAGCCGATCGACCAGCTCGGCCTGATGCGCGACCAGCTCGCGCTGTCGTCCGCCGGATACCAGGCCTTTGCACCCTCGCTCGACCTGCTGCGCGCATTGCCGGGAGACGCCAACCCGGTGGTCGCGGCCAATGCGGTAGGGATATATGCGGGCATGTACGAAACACTCGACGGCGATGCGGCGGCACAGGCGAAGATCGCCGGCCTCGCTTCGAGCCAATTCGGCGCGCGCTTGCAGCAGCTTGGTTTCAGCCCCATCGCCGGGGAGCCACTGGTCGACGACAGCCTGCGCTCGACACTGATTTCCAACCTTGGGGCGATGGGCGACCAGAAGGTGGCCTCAGAAGCCAGCCGCCTGTTTGCTGAGCTACAGACCGACCCGACCGCGCTCGACGGGCCCCTCAAGACCACTTGGCTATCGATCATCGCGAAGAACGCTTCCGCCGACCAGTGGGAGCAAATCCTGAAACTGGCCCGCACTTCGAACAGCGCGGTCGAAAAGGCGACGTACTATTCGCTGCTGGGCAGGGCGAAGGACAAGGTACTGGCACAAAAGGCGCTAGACCTCGCGCTGACGAGCGAGCCAGGGGCGACAACCAGTGCCGGAATCATCGCTTCGGTGGCAGGCGAGAACCCCGACATGGCGGTCGATTTCTTCCTCGCCAACCAGGAGAAGATCAAGCCACTGGTCGACGATTCGGCTCGCGCACGATACTTTGCCCGACTGGCCAGCGGATCGAAGGATCCGGCGATGATCGGCAAACTGGAAAGCTACGTCAAGACGGTCACGCCAGACCAGGCCAAGCCGCTTGTGATGGTGATCGGCTTCCTCAAGCAGGCCGCAATCAGCCGCCCGCGCTCGATCGCTAGCATCAAGGAATGGCTGGCGACGCAATAA
- the pabB gene encoding aminodeoxychorismate synthase component I, which translates to MGERSPFVLLDDARESGAADARYFAAPSRVFVAHRASEVAETLAAADAARIEGEGTLAGYIAYEAGLALEQRLVPLADRRTGAAGPLVWLGLFSEGETIPASEMPEWLAARSDGTASLGPLDPQISPGGYVAAFEALEEAIRAGDIYQANLTFPLAGSVRGDPLALYAALRSSARAGYGGVIFDGQHWLLSLSPELFVSLRDGTAKVKPMKGTRPRGSDAAKDRVLAEDLRTSVKDKAENLMIVDLMRNDLSRVAEPGSVAVDAPFAVESYPTVHQMVSTVHARLARGKGAMDLVRALFPCGSITGAPKIRAMELIDAVERDARGAYCGAIGRIGPDGDAAFNVAIRTLRLTEIENGHGTAVLGVGSAIVADSEAMPEWRESVLKGDFARREAGGFDLLEAMRFDPEEGIPLLELHLERIKASAAELGFAFDRHETRNRIQALCFELEAPAKLRLRLARSGATALEAQPLGDAALPRPTVCAVLPLPVGEVDWRLRHKTSDRGFYEAAREAAQAAGAHEALLIRDDGLLTEACHSNLFVERDGMLLTPPASLGLLPGVLRRSLIEEGSARESELTIDDLANGFLLGNSVRGLVPARLLA; encoded by the coding sequence ATGGGAGAGCGTAGCCCCTTCGTTTTGCTCGACGATGCCCGCGAAAGCGGTGCCGCCGACGCGCGCTACTTCGCCGCGCCATCGCGCGTGTTCGTGGCGCACCGGGCGAGCGAGGTCGCAGAGACGCTCGCCGCCGCAGATGCCGCGCGGATCGAGGGCGAGGGCACTTTGGCGGGTTACATCGCGTATGAGGCAGGGCTGGCGCTCGAACAACGACTGGTGCCACTGGCCGACAGACGCACCGGCGCAGCAGGTCCGCTGGTGTGGCTCGGCCTGTTCAGCGAAGGCGAGACGATCCCGGCAAGCGAAATGCCCGAATGGCTCGCTGCGCGTTCCGATGGCACCGCCAGCCTCGGCCCGCTCGACCCGCAAATCTCGCCGGGCGGATATGTCGCAGCGTTCGAAGCGCTCGAGGAAGCGATTCGTGCAGGCGACATCTACCAGGCGAACCTGACATTCCCGCTCGCCGGCAGCGTCCGCGGCGATCCGCTGGCGCTCTACGCTGCGCTGCGTTCGTCCGCCCGGGCCGGTTACGGCGGCGTAATTTTCGACGGACAGCACTGGCTACTCAGCCTGTCACCCGAATTGTTCGTATCGCTCAGGGACGGCACTGCGAAGGTCAAGCCGATGAAGGGCACCCGCCCGCGCGGCAGCGACGCAGCGAAGGACCGCGTGCTGGCCGAAGACCTCAGGACTTCGGTCAAGGACAAGGCCGAGAACCTGATGATCGTCGACCTGATGCGCAACGACCTCAGCCGCGTGGCGGAACCCGGGAGCGTCGCGGTCGATGCCCCGTTCGCAGTCGAAAGCTATCCGACGGTCCACCAGATGGTTTCGACGGTCCATGCCCGGCTCGCTCGCGGCAAAGGCGCGATGGACCTTGTCCGCGCGCTGTTTCCTTGCGGCTCGATCACCGGCGCGCCGAAGATCCGCGCGATGGAGCTGATCGACGCAGTCGAGCGCGACGCGCGCGGGGCGTATTGCGGGGCGATCGGGCGGATCGGGCCAGACGGCGATGCAGCATTCAACGTCGCGATCCGCACCTTGCGCCTGACCGAGATCGAGAACGGCCACGGCACCGCAGTGCTCGGTGTCGGCTCGGCAATTGTTGCCGACAGCGAAGCGATGCCCGAATGGCGAGAAAGCGTGCTGAAGGGCGATTTCGCGCGCCGCGAAGCGGGCGGCTTCGACCTGCTCGAAGCGATGCGGTTCGATCCCGAAGAGGGCATCCCGTTGCTCGAGCTGCACCTCGAACGGATCAAGGCGAGCGCGGCCGAACTGGGCTTTGCGTTTGACCGGCATGAAACCCGTAACCGCATCCAGGCGCTGTGTTTCGAGCTGGAGGCCCCGGCCAAACTGCGGTTGCGGCTCGCGCGCAGCGGTGCGACCGCGCTCGAAGCGCAGCCACTTGGCGACGCGGCGTTGCCGCGGCCGACGGTCTGCGCGGTACTTCCCCTGCCGGTCGGTGAAGTCGACTGGCGGCTGCGCCACAAGACCAGCGACCGGGGTTTCTACGAAGCGGCGCGCGAAGCGGCGCAAGCGGCAGGCGCGCACGAGGCACTGCTCATCCGCGACGACGGCCTGCTGACTGAAGCGTGCCATTCGAACCTGTTCGTCGAGCGTGACGGGATGCTGCTCACTCCTCCCGCCAGCCTCGGGTTGCTGCCCGGCGTACTGCGACGTTCGTTGATCGAGGAAGGCTCCGCACGGGAGTCGGAACTGACTATCGACGACCTGGCGAACGGGTTCCTGCTCGGCAATTCGGTGCGCGGACTGGTCCCGGCAAGGCTGCTGGCGTGA